The proteins below come from a single Agelaius phoeniceus isolate bAgePho1 chromosome 22, bAgePho1.hap1, whole genome shotgun sequence genomic window:
- the LOC129130055 gene encoding protein argonaute-1 — protein MEAGPSGAAAGAYLPPLQQVFQAPRRPGIGTVGKPIKLLANYFEVDIPKIDVYHYEVDIKPDKCPRRVNREVVEYMVQHFKPQIFGDRKPVYDGKKNIYTVTALPIGNERVDFEVTIPGEGKDRIFKVSIKWMAIVSWRMLHEALVSGQIPVPLESVQALDVAMRHLASMRYTPVGRSFFSPPEGYYHPLGGGREVWFGFHQSVRPAMWKMMLNIDVSATAFYKAQPVIEFMCEVLDIRNIDEQPKPLTDSQRVRFTKEIKGLKVEVTHCGQMKRKYRVCNVTRRPASHQTFPLQLESGQTVECTVAQYFKQKYNLQLKYPHLPCLQVGQEQKHTYLPLEVCNIVAGQRCIKKLTDNQTSTMIKATARSAPDRQEEISRLMKNASYNLDPYIQEFGIKVKDDMTEVTGRVLPAPILQYGGRNRAIATPNQGVWDMRGKQFYNGIEIKVWAIACFAPQKQCREEVLKNFTDQLRKISKDAGMPIQGQPCFCKYAQGADSVEPMFRHLKNTYSGLQLIIVILPGKTPVYAEVKRVGDTLLGMATQCVQVKNVVKTSPQTLSNLCLKINVKLGGINNILVPHQRSAVFQQPVIFLGADVTHPPAGDGKKPSITAVVGSMDAHPSRYCATVRVQRPRQEIIEDLSYMVRELLIQFYKSTRFKPTRIIFYRDGVPEGQLPQILHYELLAIRDACIKLEKDYQPGITYIVVQKRHHTRLFCADKNERIGKSGNIPAGTTVDTNITHPFEFDFYLCSHAGIQGTSRPSHYYVLWDDNRFTADELQILTYQLCHTYVRCTRSVSIPAPAYYARLVAFRARYHLVDKEHDSGEGSHISGQSNGRDPQALAKAVQVHQDTLRTMYFA, from the exons ATGGAAGCGGGACCCTCGGGAGCAG CTGCAGGCGCATACCTGCCCCCCTTGCAGCAGGTGTTTCAAGCACCACGTCGGCCTGGGATAGGAACTGTTGGGAAGCCCATCAAGCTCCTGGCCAACTACTTTGAAGTGGACATTCCCAAGATCGATGTGTATCATTATGAAGTGGATATCAAACCCGATAAATGTCCACGCAGAGTCAACAG GGAAGTTGTGGAGTACATGGTGCAGCACTTCAAACCACAGATCTTTGGTGACCGAAAACCAGTCTATGATGGGAAGAAGAACATCTACACTGTCACAGCCTTACCCATTGGGAATGAGCGG GTTGACTTTGAGGTGACGATCCCGGGGGAAGGCAAGGACAGGATATTTAAAGTCTCTATCAAATGGATGGCCATTGTGAGCTGGCGCATGCTGCACGAGGCCCTGGTCAGCGGGCAGATCCCCGTCCCACTGGAGTCCGTGCAGGCACTGGATGTTGCCATGAGGCACCTGGCTTCCATGAG GTACACTCCAGTCGGCCGCTCCTTCTTCTCCCCCCCTGAAGGCTACTACCACCCCCTGGGAGGGGGCAGGGAGGTCTGGTTTGGCTTCCACCAGTCAGTCCGGCCTGCCATGTGGAAGATGATGCTCAACATCGATG TGTCGGCCACTGCCTTCTACAAAGCCCAGCCTGTCATCGAGTTCATGTGTGAGGTGCTGGACATCCGGAACATTGACGAGCAGCCCAAGCCCCTGACGGACTCACAGAGAGTGCGTTTCACCAAGGAGATCAAAG GTCTGAAGGTGGAGGTGACCCACTGTGGGCAGATGAAGAGGAAATACCGTGTGTGTAACGTTACCCGACGGCCAGCCAGCCACCAGAC GTTCCCACTGCAGCTGGAGAGTGGTCAAACAGTGGAGTGCACAGTGGCTCAGTACTTCAAGCAGAAATACAACCTGCAGCTGAAATACCCTCACCTGCCCTGTCTCCAGGTTGGCCAGGAACAGAAACACACGTACCTTCCCTTGGAG GTGTGTAACATCGTGGCAGGCCAGAGGTGTATCAAGAAGCTCACGGACAATCAAACCTCAACCATGATAAAAGCAACAGCCAGGTCTGCCCCAGACAGGCAGGAGGAGATCAGTCGCCTG ATGAAGAATGCCAGCTACAACCTGGATCCATACATTCAGGAGTTTGGGATCAAGGTGAAGGATGATATGACAGAGGTGACAGGGCgggtcctgccagctcccaTCCTACAGTATGGAGGCCGG AACCGGGCCATTGCAACTCCCAACCAGGGCGTGTGGGACATGCGAGGGAAGCAGTTCTACAACGGCATTGAGATCAAAGTCTGGGCCATTGCCTGCTTTGCCCCGCAGAAGCAGTGTCGAGAGGAGGTGCTGAA GAACTTCACAGACCAGCTGCGCAAGATCTCCAAGGACGCCGGGATGcccatccagggccagccctgcttCTGCAAGTACGCCCAGGGTGCAGACAGCGTGGAGCCCATGTTCCGACACCTCAAGAACACCTATTCAGGGCTTCAGCTCATCATTGTCATCCTGCCAGGGAAGACACCTGTGTACG CTGAAGTGAAGCGTGTTGGGGACACTCTCCTGGGAATGGCCACACAGTGCGTCCAGGTCAAGAATGTGGTGAAAACCTCCCCACAGACCCTTTCCAACCTCTGCCTCAAGATCAACGTCAAGCTTGGCGGGATCAACAACATCCTTGTGCCTCACCAGCG CTCTGCCGTCTTTCAGCAGCCAGTGATCTTCCTCGGAGCTGATGTCACTCACCCGccagcaggagatgggaagaAACCCTCAATAACAGCT GTCGTGGGCAGCATGGACGCCCACCCGAGCCGGTACTGTGCCACGGTGCGCGTGCAGCGTCCTCGCCAGGAGATCATCGAGGACTTGTCCTACATGGTGAGGGAGCTCCTCATCCAGTTCTACAAATCCACACGCTTCAAACCCACCAGGATCATCTTCTACCGCGATGGTGTTCCTGAGGGGCAGCTCCCACAG ATCCTTCACTATGAGCTCCTGGCAATCCGAGACGCCTGCATCAAACTGGAAAAAGATTACCAGCCTGGCATCACCTACATCGTCGTCCAGAAGAGGCATCACACCCGTCTCTTCTGCGCAGACAAGAACGAGAGG ATTGGAAAGAGTGGGAACATCCCAGCAGGAACAACAGTGGATACCAACATCACCCACCCCTTTGAGTTTGACTTCTACCTGTGCAGTCATGCAGGCATTCAG ggcACCAGCCGGCCGTCCCACTACTACGTGCTCTGGGATGACAACCGGTTCACGGCGGACGAGCTGCAGATCCTCACGTACCAGCTGTGCCACACCTACGTGCGCTGCACCCGCTCCgtctccatcccagccccagcctatTACGCCCGGCTGGTGGCGTTCCGGGCACGGTACCACCTCGTGGATAAGGAGCACGACAG TGGCGAGGGCAGCCATATATCTGGACAGAGCAACGGCAGAGACCCCCAGGCCTTGGCGAAGGCTGTGCAGGTTCATCAGGACACTTTACGTACCATGTACTTTGCTTGA